The proteins below are encoded in one region of Betaproteobacteria bacterium:
- a CDS encoding PAS domain S-box protein: protein MAADVADDSDARFRLVVEAAPNAMIMVDAGGAIQLLNSQAERLFGYQRSELLGQSIEVLLAHNERAMHRAVRGAYMRAPETRRMGAGRDLFGLRRDGVEVPIEIGLNPIATRVGNFVLASIIDITERKRTEQALRASEERFRLLVEYAPNAMIMVDQAGKIVLLNAEAERLFGYERVGLVGKPIETLVPERFGTEHSRLRGGYLDAPRVRPIGTGGDLYGLRRDGTEIPIEIGLNPIRTTEGAFILASVIDITERKRAQEQIGAALTEKTVLLNEIHHRVKNNLQVITSLLNLQAGRARDPAVRALIAESRDRVQAMALIHQLLFERRDWSLVQLGPYLRRLGDLLSSTYGRSRIELEVEADDVELDVQRAVPCGLLVNELVTNAFKHAFPGERTGRIRIELRREADSLARLRVSDTGCGLPEDLDIERSESLGMQLIPLLAEQVGGTLSVERGSGARFELRFPIETIGAST, encoded by the coding sequence ATGGCTGCCGACGTTGCCGACGACAGCGATGCCCGTTTTCGCCTGGTGGTGGAAGCGGCGCCCAATGCCATGATCATGGTCGACGCCGGCGGCGCGATCCAGCTGCTCAACTCCCAGGCCGAACGGCTGTTCGGCTACCAGCGCTCGGAGCTGCTCGGGCAATCGATCGAAGTTCTGCTTGCGCACAACGAGCGCGCGATGCACCGTGCGGTGCGCGGCGCCTACATGCGCGCGCCGGAGACGCGTCGCATGGGAGCGGGGCGGGATCTTTTCGGCTTGCGCCGCGATGGCGTTGAAGTGCCGATCGAGATCGGGCTCAATCCGATCGCTACCCGAGTGGGCAACTTCGTGCTCGCCTCGATCATCGACATCACCGAGCGCAAGCGTACCGAGCAGGCATTGCGGGCGAGCGAAGAGCGCTTCCGCTTGCTGGTCGAGTATGCGCCCAACGCCATGATCATGGTCGATCAGGCTGGCAAGATCGTGCTGCTCAACGCGGAAGCGGAACGCCTGTTCGGCTACGAGCGCGTGGGGCTGGTCGGCAAGCCGATCGAGACGCTCGTTCCGGAACGCTTCGGAACCGAGCACTCGCGCCTGCGAGGCGGATACCTCGATGCGCCACGCGTGCGCCCGATAGGAACGGGCGGCGATCTCTACGGGCTGCGCCGCGACGGCACCGAGATTCCGATCGAAATCGGTCTCAATCCGATCCGCACCACCGAGGGCGCATTCATCCTTGCGAGCGTGATCGACATCACCGAGCGCAAGCGGGCACAGGAGCAGATCGGCGCCGCCCTCACGGAGAAGACCGTTCTGTTGAACGAAATCCATCATCGCGTGAAGAACAACCTGCAGGTGATCACCAGCCTGCTCAACCTGCAGGCCGGGCGCGCACGCGATCCCGCGGTGCGCGCCTTGATCGCCGAGAGCCGGGACCGTGTCCAGGCGATGGCGCTCATCCACCAGCTGTTGTTCGAGCGGCGCGACTGGTCGCTGGTGCAGCTCGGACCGTATCTGCGCCGGCTCGGCGACCTGTTGTCGAGCACCTACGGGCGCAGTCGCATAGAATTGGAAGTCGAGGCGGACGACGTCGAGCTCGATGTACAGCGCGCCGTGCCGTGCGGACTGCTGGTCAACGAGCTCGTCACCAACGCCTTCAAGCATGCCTTCCCGGGAGAACGTACCGGGCGCATACGAATCGAACTGCGACGCGAAGCCGACAGCCTTGCCAGGCTGCGCGTCTCGGACACGGGGTGCGGGCTGCCCGAGGATCTCGACATCGAACGCAGCGAATCGCTGGGAATGCAACTCATACCCCTGCTCGCCGAACAGGTTGGTGGAACGCTGAGCGTGGAGCGTGGTTCCGGCGCCCGCTTCGAGCTGCGTTTTCCGATCGAAACCATAGGTGCTTCGACATGA
- a CDS encoding PAS domain S-box protein, which produces MTTASVLVVEDERIVALDLKVRLSSLGYTVAGTVPSGEQALQTAREQLPDIVLMDIHLEGAIDGIEAARALHETLHIPVIFLTAYSEDSTLARAEQTLPFGFLLKPVDERALHASIQMALARHAAESALRESEQRFRDVVDATGEFIWETDANGRYVYVSKRAEEIMGYPEAQLLGHSPTELMPPEERERLASWFCEQIRSHKPFRGLEHMMVRPDGTPAWQRISGVPRTDARGHYQGYRGTGLDVTERKRIEARLQQLNEELEQRVRARTSALERANRELEAFSYSVSHDLRAPLRSIEGFAAILQETQGERLDADGQRCVERIRAGTMRMSELIEALIMLARIARFEVNAQPVDVSAIARECVEELARHAPDREVAVVIEPGIIASADRYLVHSLLENLLGNAWKFTARTLEPRIELTRTDAASGMLQLTVRDNGVGFDPSQGERLFTPFQRLHRESDFPGTGIGLATAKRIVERHGGAIRAESAPGRGAAFHFTLPAAAATARDGSRMH; this is translated from the coding sequence ATGACGACAGCCAGCGTCCTGGTGGTGGAGGACGAGCGCATCGTCGCGCTCGACCTGAAAGTGCGCCTGTCCTCGCTCGGCTATACCGTTGCGGGCACCGTACCGAGCGGCGAGCAGGCGTTGCAGACCGCCAGGGAGCAGCTGCCCGACATCGTCCTCATGGACATCCACCTGGAAGGCGCGATCGACGGCATCGAGGCCGCGCGCGCCCTGCACGAGACGCTGCACATTCCGGTCATCTTCCTCACCGCTTATTCGGAGGACAGCACGCTCGCGCGCGCGGAGCAGACCCTGCCGTTCGGCTTTCTGCTGAAGCCCGTCGACGAGCGAGCGCTGCATGCCTCCATCCAGATGGCGCTCGCCCGCCATGCCGCCGAAAGCGCGCTGCGCGAAAGCGAGCAGCGTTTCCGCGACGTAGTGGACGCGACTGGCGAGTTCATCTGGGAGACCGATGCGAACGGCCGCTACGTTTATGTTTCCAAGCGGGCCGAGGAGATCATGGGCTATCCCGAGGCCCAGCTGCTGGGTCACAGCCCGACCGAGCTGATGCCGCCCGAAGAACGCGAGCGTCTGGCATCCTGGTTCTGCGAACAGATCCGGTCGCACAAGCCGTTTCGCGGGCTCGAGCACATGATGGTGCGACCGGACGGCACACCGGCATGGCAGCGCATAAGCGGCGTTCCGCGCACCGATGCGCGCGGGCACTACCAGGGCTACCGGGGAACCGGTCTGGACGTGACCGAGCGCAAGCGCATCGAGGCGCGGCTGCAGCAATTGAACGAAGAGCTGGAGCAGCGCGTTCGCGCCCGCACGTCCGCCCTGGAGCGTGCCAACCGGGAGCTGGAAGCGTTCTCCTACTCGGTGTCGCACGACCTGCGCGCTCCGCTGCGCAGCATCGAAGGCTTCGCTGCGATCCTGCAGGAAACTCAGGGCGAGCGCCTGGATGCCGATGGGCAGCGCTGCGTGGAGCGCATCCGCGCCGGTACCATGCGCATGTCCGAATTGATCGAGGCGCTGATCATGCTCGCGCGGATCGCGCGCTTCGAGGTCAATGCCCAGCCCGTGGACGTGAGCGCAATCGCACGCGAATGCGTCGAGGAGCTTGCACGTCATGCGCCCGACCGGGAAGTCGCAGTCGTGATCGAGCCGGGCATCATCGCCAGCGCCGATCGCTACCTGGTGCACAGCCTGCTGGAGAACCTGCTGGGCAACGCGTGGAAATTCACTGCGCGCACGCTAGAGCCTCGCATCGAGCTCACGCGAACCGACGCAGCCTCGGGCATGTTGCAGCTGACGGTGCGCGACAACGGCGTCGGCTTCGACCCCTCGCAGGGCGAGCGGCTGTTCACGCCGTTTCAGCGCCTGCATCGCGAGAGCGACTTTCCCGGCACCGGAATCGGCTTAGCGACCGCCAAGCGTATCGTCGAGCGCCATGGCGGAGCCATACGGGCCGAGTCGGCGCCGGGCCGGGGCGCCGCCTTCCACTTCACCCTGCCGGCGGCCGCGGCCACCGCGCGCGACGGCAGCCGGATGCACTAG
- a CDS encoding VWA domain-containing protein has translation MLIDFFFTLKEFGVPVSIKEFLVLIEALKKHVAYCSVDDFYYLARTSLVKDEKHFDKYDRAFGKYFKGILAIDGMVAEIPEEWLRHMADKYLTDEEKKLIEALGGWDKLMETLRKRLEEQKGRHQGGSKWIGTAGTSPFGAYGYNPEGIRIGQKESRNRRAVKVWDAREYKNYDDQVEIGIRNIKVALRRLRKFAREGAPDELDLDDTIRSTARNAGWLDLKMVPERHNAVKVLLFLDVGGSMDDHVKVCEELFSAARTEFKHLEYYYFHNFLYERVWKDNRRRFNEKIATWDVLHKYGHDYKLVFVGDATMSPYEITYPGGSVEHTNPEAGALWLERMLGVYEHAVWINPQPEAHWPYHESIEITRQLMGGRMYALTIDGLDRAMRALSK, from the coding sequence ATGCTGATCGATTTCTTTTTCACACTGAAGGAATTCGGCGTTCCGGTCTCGATCAAGGAGTTCCTGGTCCTGATCGAGGCGCTGAAGAAGCACGTCGCCTACTGCTCGGTCGACGACTTCTACTACCTCGCGCGCACCTCTCTGGTGAAGGACGAGAAGCACTTCGATAAGTACGACCGCGCGTTCGGCAAGTACTTCAAGGGCATCCTCGCGATTGACGGCATGGTGGCCGAGATCCCGGAGGAATGGCTGCGGCACATGGCCGACAAGTACCTTACCGACGAAGAGAAGAAGCTGATCGAGGCGCTCGGCGGCTGGGACAAGCTCATGGAGACGCTGAGAAAGCGCCTCGAGGAGCAGAAAGGCCGCCACCAGGGCGGCTCGAAGTGGATCGGGACCGCCGGCACCAGCCCCTTCGGCGCCTACGGCTACAACCCGGAAGGCATCCGCATCGGTCAGAAGGAATCGCGCAACCGCCGCGCGGTGAAGGTCTGGGATGCGCGCGAGTACAAGAACTACGACGATCAAGTCGAAATCGGCATCCGCAACATCAAGGTGGCGCTGCGGCGGCTGCGCAAGTTCGCCCGCGAAGGGGCGCCCGACGAGCTCGATCTCGACGATACCATCCGCTCCACTGCCCGCAATGCCGGCTGGCTCGATCTCAAGATGGTGCCCGAGCGGCACAATGCGGTGAAGGTGTTGCTGTTCCTCGATGTCGGCGGCTCGATGGACGATCACGTCAAGGTGTGCGAGGAGCTGTTCTCGGCCGCGCGCACCGAGTTCAAGCACCTCGAGTACTACTACTTCCACAACTTCCTGTACGAGCGGGTGTGGAAGGACAACCGGCGCCGTTTCAACGAAAAGATCGCGACCTGGGATGTGCTGCACAAGTACGGCCACGACTACAAGCTCGTGTTCGTGGGCGACGCCACCATGAGCCCGTACGAAATCACCTATCCCGGGGGCAGCGTCGAGCACACCAATCCGGAGGCCGGCGCGCTCTGGCTGGAGCGCATGCTCGGCGTGTACGAGCATGCCGTCTGGATCAACCCGCAGCCCGAGGCGCACTGGCCCTACCACGAATCGATCGAGATCACGCGTCAGCTGATGGGCGGGCGCATGTATGCGCTCACGATCGACGGACTGGACCGCGCGATGCGCGCACTTAGCAAGTAG
- a CDS encoding AAA domain-containing protein, with protein sequence MSRFIGTESYIATEDLMMAVNAAITLERPLLVKGEPGTGKTMLAEEVARALDRPLFQWHIKSTAKAQQGLYEYDAVSRLRDSQLGDAKVHAIANYIVPGVLWQAFESDVPAIVLIDEIDKADIEFPNDLLRELDRMEFYVYETQQLVRARHRPTVIITSNNEKELPDAFLRRCFFHYIRFPDKETMGRIVDVHFPSIKKELVREAMEAFFGIREVPGLKKKPSTSELLDWLKLLLAEDIPPEALHTSDTHKVVPPLHGALLKNEQDVHLFEKLVFMSRRKTT encoded by the coding sequence ATGTCCCGTTTCATCGGAACTGAGTCCTATATTGCCACCGAAGACCTCATGATGGCCGTGAACGCGGCCATCACGCTCGAGCGTCCCTTGCTGGTGAAGGGCGAGCCGGGAACGGGCAAGACCATGCTGGCCGAGGAGGTCGCGAGGGCGTTGGACCGGCCGCTGTTCCAGTGGCACATCAAGTCAACGGCTAAGGCGCAGCAAGGCTTGTACGAGTACGACGCCGTGTCGCGCCTGCGCGATTCGCAGCTGGGCGATGCCAAGGTGCACGCCATCGCCAACTACATCGTCCCCGGAGTGCTGTGGCAGGCATTCGAATCGGATGTGCCGGCGATCGTGCTGATCGACGAGATCGACAAGGCCGACATCGAATTCCCCAACGACCTGCTGCGCGAGCTCGACCGCATGGAGTTCTACGTCTACGAGACCCAGCAGCTCGTGCGCGCCCGGCATCGGCCCACGGTGATCATCACCAGCAACAACGAGAAGGAGCTGCCAGACGCGTTCTTGCGCCGCTGCTTCTTTCACTATATCCGCTTCCCGGACAAGGAAACCATGGGGCGGATCGTCGACGTCCATTTCCCCAGCATCAAGAAGGAGCTGGTGCGGGAGGCGATGGAAGCGTTCTTCGGCATTCGCGAGGTGCCGGGATTGAAGAAGAAGCCGTCGACCTCGGAGCTGCTCGATTGGCTGAAGCTCCTGCTCGCCGAAGACATCCCGCCGGAGGCGCTGCACACCAGCGACACGCACAAGGTGGTGCCGCCGCTGCACGGCGCGCTGCTCAAGAACGAGCAGGACGTGCACCTGTTCGAGAAGCTCGTCTTCATGTCGCGCCGCAAGACCACTTGA
- a CDS encoding NTP transferase domain-containing protein — protein sequence MRIVGVLLAAGQGTRFGGDKLLARLADGTPVGVMAARNLAAALHEVIAVVRPEDVRLAELLGAAGIAVEPCPSAWQGMGSSLAHAVRARADADGWIVALADMPKVRPETIRAVAGALEDGAPLVAPVHRGERGHPVGFAAAYGARVAALSGDAGAREILRAERDRIVLIECDDPGVVADIDTVLDLERFKTDPPRS from the coding sequence ATGCGCATCGTCGGAGTATTGCTGGCGGCAGGACAGGGGACGCGCTTCGGTGGTGACAAGCTGCTGGCAAGGCTTGCGGACGGTACGCCGGTGGGAGTGATGGCGGCGCGCAATCTCGCGGCGGCGCTGCACGAGGTGATCGCCGTCGTTCGGCCCGAAGATGTGCGGCTGGCGGAGCTTCTGGGTGCTGCCGGGATTGCCGTCGAGCCGTGCCCGAGCGCGTGGCAGGGCATGGGATCGAGCCTGGCGCATGCGGTGCGCGCCCGTGCGGACGCCGACGGCTGGATCGTCGCGCTGGCGGACATGCCCAAGGTACGGCCGGAGACGATTCGTGCGGTAGCCGGCGCGCTCGAAGACGGCGCGCCGCTCGTTGCACCGGTCCATCGCGGCGAGCGCGGTCATCCGGTCGGGTTCGCGGCCGCCTACGGTGCGCGGGTAGCGGCCCTTTCAGGGGACGCCGGCGCGCGCGAGATCCTGCGCGCCGAACGCGATCGGATCGTGCTCATCGAATGCGATGATCCCGGCGTGGTCGCCGACATCGACACCGTCCTGGACCTGGAACGATTCAAGACCGACCCGCCGCGGTCATGA
- the glxR gene encoding 2-hydroxy-3-oxopropionate reductase, translated as MSSIGFIGLGIMGKPMALNLIKGGHTLYLNSRSGVASELTAAGGKACDSPKAVAQQSDVIILMVPDTPDVEKVLFGPNGVSEGLSKGKLVVDMSSISPLATKDFARRINALGCDYLDAPVSGGEVGAKNAALTIMVGGPQAAFDRAKPIFEQLGKNITLVGGNGDGQTCKVANQIIVALNIEAAAEALLFAAKAGADPAKVRQALMGGFAASRVLEVHGERMIKRTFDPGFRIELHQKDLGLALSGARALGMSLPNTATAQELFNACVANGGAQWDHSGMVRALERLANHEVGK; from the coding sequence ATGAGCAGCATCGGCTTCATCGGTCTGGGCATCATGGGCAAGCCCATGGCGCTGAATCTGATCAAGGGCGGGCATACCCTGTACCTCAACTCGCGCAGCGGCGTGGCCTCCGAGCTGACCGCGGCCGGCGGCAAGGCGTGCGACTCGCCCAAGGCAGTTGCGCAGCAGTCCGACGTCATCATCCTCATGGTTCCGGACACGCCCGATGTCGAGAAGGTGCTGTTCGGACCCAACGGCGTGTCCGAAGGCTTGAGCAAGGGCAAGCTCGTCGTCGACATGAGCTCGATCTCGCCGCTCGCGACCAAGGACTTCGCCCGGCGCATCAACGCGCTCGGCTGCGATTACCTGGATGCGCCGGTGTCGGGCGGCGAAGTGGGTGCCAAGAACGCGGCACTCACCATCATGGTCGGCGGCCCGCAGGCCGCGTTCGACCGCGCCAAGCCGATCTTCGAGCAGCTAGGCAAGAACATCACGCTGGTCGGCGGCAACGGCGACGGTCAGACCTGCAAGGTCGCCAACCAGATCATCGTTGCGCTCAATATCGAGGCTGCTGCGGAAGCGCTGCTGTTTGCCGCCAAGGCCGGCGCCGATCCGGCCAAGGTGCGGCAGGCGCTGATGGGCGGGTTCGCCGCTTCGCGCGTGCTGGAAGTGCACGGCGAGCGCATGATCAAGCGCACCTTCGATCCCGGCTTTCGCATCGAGCTGCACCAGAAGGACCTCGGTCTCGCACTATCGGGCGCGCGCGCGCTCGGCATGAGCCTGCCGAACACGGCGACAGCGCAGGAGCTGTTCAATGCGTGCGTCGCCAACGGCGGGGCTCAGTGGGACCATTCCGGCATGGTGCGTGCGCTGGAGCGGCTGGCGAACCACGAGGTTGGAAAGTAG